A section of the Parcubacteria group bacterium genome encodes:
- a CDS encoding helix-turn-helix domain-containing protein, protein MKLQNTLEKLGFEAKEATLYTTLLELGEAGIVDIARKSGLKRTTVYHIVDNLKLRGLVSQTKKGKKVFYIAEDPHSIGQDLREKESLFQKTLPELLSIANLLEKKPVIKYFEGINGIKEAYKDHLKQGDYEMLGWWSESYNIFGDDFFYDYYMPERLKKKIWLRAIVPNSPYGQKHVKEDQKFLRKIKLADLDPTFAELDIHLYGNNKISINSFTEKFALIIESKALYNTLKNIFELQWKSLK, encoded by the coding sequence ATGAAACTACAAAATACGCTAGAAAAATTAGGTTTTGAAGCCAAGGAGGCCACGCTTTATACGACGCTTTTGGAATTGGGCGAGGCAGGAATCGTCGATATTGCCAGAAAATCCGGACTAAAGAGAACGACTGTCTATCACATCGTAGATAATTTGAAATTGCGTGGGCTCGTCAGCCAGACAAAAAAAGGAAAGAAAGTTTTTTATATCGCCGAAGACCCCCACTCCATCGGACAAGACCTCAGAGAAAAAGAATCGCTTTTTCAAAAAACGCTCCCGGAACTTTTGTCGATTGCCAACCTCTTGGAGAAAAAACCCGTCATAAAATATTTCGAAGGAATAAATGGGATCAAAGAAGCCTACAAAGATCACCTCAAACAAGGCGACTATGAGATGCTCGGTTGGTGGTCAGAAAGTTATAATATCTTTGGCGATGATTTCTTTTATGATTACTATATGCCCGAACGATTGAAAAAAAAGATCTGGTTGCGCGCGATCGTCCCCAACAGCCCTTATGGTCAAAAACACGTCAAAGAAGATCAAAAATTTCTCCGAAAGATCAAATTGGCTGATCTAGATCCGACATTTGCCGAGCTGGACATCCATCTTTATGGTAATAATAAAATCTCCATCAACTCATTCACTGAAAAATTCGCACTCATCATCGAAAGCAAAGCCCTCTATAACACCTTGAAAAATATTTTTGAGTTGCAGTGGAAGAGTTTGAAATAG
- a CDS encoding helix-turn-helix domain-containing protein, producing the protein MDQDLVKILETAGFTKKEAEVYLALLALKQGNVTEISTSTKLKRSIIYVILEGLIKRGYASELPDVKINTYQAMDPTVILNKLRISYKNFSEMLPIFRSLGNTGKERPKITYHETKEGILNAWEEMNYPGSNALFISSYQRIEKHFPGAIADWIDRTRRGIIKAKCRHLISDSPFELKIAKEFLTIDQEVRTLPDLRDMQMDFTIYDNKLAITSLGEEPFIVLIESEELVQSMRPIFELVWGRGKKIT; encoded by the coding sequence ATGGATCAAGACCTCGTTAAAATTTTAGAAACTGCCGGGTTTACCAAAAAAGAAGCCGAAGTGTATCTGGCGCTTTTGGCATTGAAGCAGGGCAATGTGACAGAAATTTCCACAAGTACGAAGCTTAAGCGTTCCATCATCTATGTAATTTTGGAAGGACTTATCAAACGTGGTTATGCGAGTGAATTGCCGGATGTAAAGATCAATACATATCAAGCGATGGACCCGACGGTCATTTTGAATAAACTGCGCATTTCTTATAAAAATTTTTCTGAGATGTTGCCAATCTTTCGGTCATTGGGAAACACGGGGAAAGAGAGACCAAAAATTACATATCATGAAACCAAAGAGGGCATCTTAAATGCGTGGGAGGAGATGAATTATCCGGGAAGCAACGCGCTTTTCATTTCTTCTTACCAGAGGATCGAAAAACATTTTCCCGGAGCGATCGCTGATTGGATAGATCGAACTAGAAGGGGAATTATAAAGGCGAAGTGTCGTCATCTTATTTCTGATAGCCCATTCGAATTGAAAATAGCCAAAGAGTTTTTGACGATCGATCAAGAAGTGCGCACTTTGCCGGACTTGCGCGATATGCAAATGGACTTTACAATCTATGATAACAAATTGGCCATCACGTCGCTGGGTGAGGAGCCATTCATTGTGCTTATCGAGTCAGAAGAATTAGTGCAATCTATGCGTCCAATCTTTGAGTTGGTGTGGGGAAGAGGAAAAAAAATTACCTGA
- a CDS encoding lmo0937 family membrane protein yields the protein MWAIIVTLFFLWILGLITSHTLGGLLHILIIVAIILLVIRMLQGRSVM from the coding sequence ATGTGGGCAATAATTGTGACTCTGTTCTTTCTCTGGATTTTGGGACTGATCACATCGCACACGCTGGGTGGACTTCTCCATATCCTGATAATCGTTGCGATCATTTTGCTTGTCATACGCATGTTGCAAGGTCGTAGCGTCATGTAG
- a CDS encoding MarR family winged helix-turn-helix transcriptional regulator — protein sequence MTKKITLGNDAKFFIDLAKIHAIMQRRFDNGLGGLGFNEFIILFHLSQAENETMRRIDLAEKVGLTASGITRLLLPMEKIGLVKKEVNDHDARVSLISIASGGKQKFIEAIERADVIVDDIFSAEQKKEIKKIAGVVATIQKNLR from the coding sequence ATGACAAAGAAAATTACATTAGGTAACGATGCAAAGTTTTTTATCGATCTCGCAAAGATCCATGCGATCATGCAGAGGCGTTTTGATAATGGTTTGGGTGGCCTGGGATTCAATGAATTTATCATCCTTTTTCATCTGAGCCAAGCGGAAAATGAGACGATGCGCAGGATCGATCTGGCAGAGAAAGTTGGTCTGACAGCATCCGGCATTACACGGTTGCTTTTGCCTATGGAGAAGATCGGCTTGGTCAAAAAAGAGGTCAACGATCATGATGCACGCGTAAGCTTGATCAGTATTGCCTCCGGAGGAAAACAGAAATTCATTGAGGCAATCGAAAGGGCGGATGTCATCGTGGATGACATTTTCTCCGCGGAGCAAAAGAAAGAGATCAAAAAAATTGCAGGTGTAGTGGCTACTATACAAAAAAATCTTCGGTGA
- the nadE gene encoding NAD(+) synthase — protein sequence MGEGVGRSGRSSASSSGSEGGIRATSTGARGLIGTRGAYTGGASACDREGCAEGRSFSDYEKIDPPVFRDDQPSDMPVKESRGYKFCAVATVIYEGNEDHPMVERLRQFRDNRLMMYPRGRKFIDFYYNGFGFRLALIMWRYFPQVLPIVRKLFDRIIPSLPTSLITENKEIPADVFTMDFVKFCLVCTDFLHKKAKAREAKCLCVGLSGGIDSALVAKMCKLTGMEVVAITISGEGFIREQDVCDAQTVATHLGIRHIVLDMTDLFEKAVMYNLPNHAHIIMGLRNTVIKEVAESLGGFLIGTSVKTELYSGLFSPNSMAGATQPLESLFKTQVYALADYLNLPDCVLKKPSHSGINGDGDDSFFGLGCALFDWVAYLIERELSTKEIASETGVEKCVIDAIKRQKKLSDELLSFPELHFK from the coding sequence ATGGGTGAGGGCGTAGGACGGAGTGGCAGAAGCAGCGCATCGAGTAGTGGCAGTGAGGGTGGTATAAGAGCGACTTCAACGGGTGCTCGTGGTCTAATTGGCACTCGAGGTGCTTATACTGGCGGTGCAAGTGCCTGTGATAGAGAAGGCTGTGCAGAGGGACGGAGCTTTTCTGACTATGAAAAAATTGATCCACCTGTATTTCGAGACGATCAGCCGTCTGACATGCCAGTAAAAGAGTCTAGAGGGTATAAATTTTGTGCTGTGGCAACAGTCATCTATGAGGGCAACGAGGATCATCCAATGGTTGAGAGGTTGAGACAATTTCGCGATAACCGATTGATGATGTATCCACGGGGTCGGAAGTTTATCGATTTTTACTACAATGGCTTCGGCTTTCGGCTTGCATTGATTATGTGGAGATATTTTCCGCAGGTTTTGCCAATCGTCAGAAAATTGTTTGATCGGATCATTCCATCGTTGCCAACAAGTCTCATCACAGAGAACAAAGAAATTCCAGCAGATGTTTTTACAATGGACTTTGTAAAATTTTGTTTGGTGTGTACTGATTTTTTACACAAAAAAGCAAAAGCACGCGAAGCAAAATGTCTCTGTGTGGGACTCAGTGGCGGGATTGATTCGGCGTTGGTTGCAAAAATGTGCAAATTGACCGGCATGGAGGTAGTGGCGATCACCATATCTGGCGAGGGATTTATTCGCGAGCAAGATGTGTGTGATGCACAGACAGTGGCAACACATCTCGGCATTCGGCACATTGTGCTGGACATGACCGATCTTTTTGAAAAAGCTGTCATGTATAATCTGCCAAATCATGCGCACATTATCATGGGTTTGCGCAATACAGTGATCAAGGAAGTTGCTGAGAGTTTGGGAGGATTTTTGATCGGTACCAGCGTGAAAACGGAATTGTATAGTGGGCTTTTTTCTCCCAATTCAATGGCAGGCGCGACGCAACCATTGGAAAGTCTTTTCAAAACGCAGGTATATGCCCTTGCAGATTATCTCAACCTTCCAGATTGTGTCTTGAAAAAACCAAGTCACAGTGGTATCAATGGTGATGGCGATGATTCTTTCTTTGGACTGGGTTGTGCATTATTTGATTGGGTGGCATATCTTATAGAAAGAGAGTTATCTACAAAGGAGATTGCAAGTGAGACAGGTGTTGAGAAATGTGTTATCGATGCGATAAAACGCCAAAAGAAACTCTCCGATGAACTGCTGAGTTTTCCTGAACTACATTTCAAATGA
- a CDS encoding ATP-binding cassette domain-containing protein encodes MNIIEVKNLVKKFDDITAVDDISFNVEKGEIFAFLGPNGAGKTTTIKMFTTLLQPTSGKILINGFDPATDPDNVRRSFGIIFQDPSLDDELTAFENLEFHGVLYNVPKKIRHIRIEELLKIVELEKRRDDLVKEFSGGMKRRLEIARGLLHHPQIIFLDEPTLGLDPQTRNHLWSYIRDMNQKEGITVFFSTHYMEEADRMADRIAIIDNGTIVAEGTAQTLKDQTKTDTLEDAFLQLTGKQIREEGAKGIDHLRNMRRVWRR; translated from the coding sequence ATGAATATTATCGAGGTCAAAAACTTGGTCAAAAAATTTGATGACATCACAGCAGTAGATGACATCTCTTTTAATGTAGAAAAAGGAGAGATTTTTGCCTTTCTCGGACCCAACGGCGCAGGCAAAACTACCACGATCAAGATGTTCACCACTCTTTTGCAACCGACCAGTGGAAAAATATTGATCAATGGATTTGATCCCGCCACTGATCCGGACAATGTCCGGCGTTCATTTGGCATCATTTTTCAAGATCCGAGTCTTGATGACGAATTGACTGCTTTTGAAAATCTGGAATTTCACGGCGTACTTTATAACGTACCAAAAAAGATTCGACACATCCGCATTGAAGAACTTCTCAAAATTGTTGAGCTGGAAAAACGTCGCGATGACCTTGTCAAAGAATTTTCCGGCGGCATGAAGCGACGTTTGGAGATCGCACGCGGACTACTCCATCACCCGCAGATCATTTTCCTCGATGAACCGACACTCGGGCTCGATCCGCAAACGAGAAATCATCTATGGAGTTACATCAGAGATATGAATCAAAAGGAAGGAATCACGGTATTTTTTAGCACCCATTATATGGAAGAAGCCGACCGTATGGCGGATCGGATCGCAATCATCGATAATGGCACAATTGTCGCGGAAGGCACAGCACAGACACTCAAAGATCAAACAAAAACAGACACTCTCGAAGACGCCTTCCTGCAACTCACAGGCAAGCAAATTCGCGAAGAAGGCGCCAAAGGCATTGATCACTTAAGAAATATGCGACGTGTATGGAGAAGATAA
- a CDS encoding ATP-binding protein produces MKLKTKFLYVLFFLAIGIGCVSYYVSILNIRTLTQKQVVTYADETQKKFENLRAQDIQMLSLGAYFFTANQEIKDAFLTGDRDLLYQKMQPFFAEARGTYGVTHFNFITPNEKIFLRLQDPQTFDDHIQRQSFLRSVVSHKTENSLELGKNSFALRIVTPYYDGDTLIGYIELGREITNFLETLAYETSDDFAIYGKKSHLDHDDFIASAERKGQPDTWDDRPNYVLLAETKTHDSATTLCVSGIEIDTLVQDRSLYREITADEKKFLCAGFPIKNENDETIATVIVAHDITPMLITNRNAFMIELATIAIVFAVFIIIFYILLHRFVLRPVKELKRTSALVASGDFSQKITYTSKDEIGELATFFNIMTQRLDESTQETTRALKETERSRSLSDALAHDLEKFKRAADSTSDFIIITDIFGKMVYANTAAENISGLSHDDIFSLPDAATHFWGGQTDKQKYDDIWRTIKTKKEPFVGNIKNKTIFGKEYHVALSIAPIFDEFHNIIFFVGIGKDITREKEMEIAKDTFVSLVSHQLRTPLTSIKWLIELLREQKTGDLNAKQKKFLDEAYASTNRLALLVSDILSINRIEMGRVTVKKTPSKITDLLTDIFHEMEVHYKSKDIIVTTHYAEHLPLVDMDPILIRQVIVNIFSNAIKYTPEKGLISFTVEEIPDRIRVTITDTGIGIPPQEQGRIFERFYRASNVQAQYSEGTGLGLFIAKTIIDMCDGTIGFYSQLQHGTTVWFTLPIKNEKRD; encoded by the coding sequence ATGAAACTCAAAACAAAATTCTTATATGTATTGTTTTTTCTCGCGATTGGCATCGGGTGTGTTTCCTATTATGTCAGCATCCTCAATATCCGCACATTGACGCAAAAACAAGTCGTCACATATGCCGACGAGACACAAAAGAAATTTGAAAATCTGCGCGCGCAAGACATTCAAATGCTTTCTCTCGGTGCATATTTTTTTACTGCAAATCAAGAGATCAAAGACGCTTTCCTCACAGGCGACCGTGACCTCCTGTATCAAAAAATGCAACCATTTTTTGCAGAGGCGCGTGGCACTTACGGCGTAACGCATTTCAATTTCATCACACCAAATGAAAAAATCTTTTTACGTTTGCAGGATCCACAGACATTCGACGATCATATCCAGCGTCAATCTTTTCTCCGGTCTGTTGTTTCTCACAAGACGGAAAATAGTCTGGAACTCGGCAAAAACTCCTTTGCTCTGCGTATCGTAACGCCATATTATGACGGCGACACACTCATCGGCTATATCGAACTCGGTCGTGAGATCACCAATTTTTTGGAAACACTTGCCTATGAAACCAGCGACGATTTCGCGATTTATGGCAAAAAATCCCACCTTGATCATGATGATTTCATCGCAAGTGCCGAACGGAAAGGTCAGCCGGATACATGGGATGATCGTCCAAATTACGTGCTTTTGGCAGAAACAAAGACGCATGACAGCGCCACGACATTATGTGTGTCCGGTATAGAGATCGACACGTTAGTGCAAGATCGCTCGCTTTACAGGGAAATCACCGCCGATGAGAAAAAGTTTTTATGTGCGGGTTTTCCGATCAAAAATGAAAACGATGAAACGATCGCCACAGTGATCGTCGCACATGACATCACTCCGATGCTCATTACCAACCGCAATGCTTTTATGATCGAACTCGCGACCATTGCCATCGTTTTTGCTGTTTTTATCATCATTTTTTATATTCTCCTACATCGATTTGTCCTCCGCCCCGTCAAAGAACTCAAGCGCACATCTGCGCTTGTTGCCTCCGGGGACTTTTCTCAAAAGATTACCTACACATCCAAAGATGAGATCGGCGAGCTTGCCACATTCTTTAACATCATGACCCAAAGACTCGACGAAAGCACTCAGGAGACAACTCGCGCACTAAAAGAAACGGAAAGATCTCGATCCCTCTCCGATGCGCTCGCACATGATCTAGAAAAATTCAAACGCGCAGCAGACAGTACATCAGACTTCATCATCATTACCGACATATTTGGCAAGATGGTCTATGCCAACACTGCAGCAGAAAATATCAGTGGTTTATCGCATGATGACATTTTTTCTCTTCCCGATGCCGCTACACATTTTTGGGGCGGACAAACTGACAAGCAAAAATACGATGACATCTGGCGCACGATCAAAACAAAAAAGGAGCCCTTTGTCGGCAATATAAAGAACAAAACGATCTTTGGTAAAGAATACCATGTGGCACTCTCTATTGCGCCGATATTTGATGAATTTCACAATATCATCTTCTTTGTCGGTATCGGCAAAGACATCACGAGAGAAAAAGAAATGGAAATCGCCAAAGATACTTTTGTTTCACTTGTATCGCATCAATTGCGCACACCACTCACATCGATCAAGTGGCTGATCGAGCTCCTGCGCGAACAGAAAACCGGCGATCTCAATGCCAAACAAAAAAAGTTTCTCGATGAAGCCTATGCATCCACAAATCGCCTTGCACTTTTGGTCAGCGACATCCTAAGTATCAATCGCATCGAGATGGGCAGGGTCACAGTCAAAAAAACGCCATCAAAAATCACCGATCTGCTCACAGATATCTTTCATGAGATGGAGGTTCATTATAAATCCAAAGACATCATCGTCACCACACATTATGCAGAACATCTCCCCCTCGTTGATATGGACCCGATCCTTATCCGCCAAGTGATCGTAAATATCTTCTCCAATGCGATCAAATACACACCGGAGAAAGGCCTCATCTCTTTCACCGTAGAGGAGATTCCCGATCGCATTCGTGTGACAATTACAGATACCGGCATCGGCATTCCTCCGCAAGAGCAAGGGCGCATATTTGAACGCTTCTACCGTGCATCAAACGTACAGGCACAATATTCCGAAGGCACGGGCTTGGGTCTATTCATCGCAAAAACGATCATTGACATGTGTGATGGTACGATTGGATTTTATTCACAACTACAACACGGCACAACAGTGTGGTTCACTCTGCCAATCAAAAACGAAAAACGCGACTAA
- a CDS encoding helix-turn-helix domain-containing protein: protein MLKELQLIGMHKNDAKVYEALVKHGPCRAGVLIAKLDMHRNLVYQSLEKLILSGYATKVVKGGVWTFQITDPNSLLTSVRQKQNITEQIIKDVQTYHSKATQQIVVYEGIESYRNYWMKSLEEMPDGSTMHCLGTISNEDFFEILGPLTEKYMALKIKKRVIWKTIHFTITKSEIEMIKNYPELTQYRLWPREGECLGNFNVNRDTIIVQSFVEPLRIIEIKDDILVKVFQNYFDMMWEKSTPITLENIDEYVTEE from the coding sequence ATGCTCAAAGAATTGCAACTCATCGGAATGCACAAAAATGATGCCAAAGTCTATGAGGCATTGGTTAAGCATGGTCCGTGTCGGGCGGGCGTTCTCATTGCAAAATTGGATATGCATCGCAATCTCGTTTATCAGTCCTTGGAAAAGCTTATTTTGAGCGGTTATGCAACAAAAGTGGTAAAGGGTGGCGTGTGGACTTTTCAAATCACTGATCCAAACAGCTTACTCACCAGTGTTAGACAAAAGCAAAATATCACCGAGCAGATAATAAAAGATGTTCAAACCTATCACAGCAAGGCCACCCAGCAAATTGTTGTTTATGAAGGGATTGAGAGTTATCGTAACTACTGGATGAAGTCATTGGAGGAAATGCCGGATGGTTCCACAATGCATTGTTTGGGGACGATTAGCAACGAAGATTTTTTTGAGATCTTGGGTCCACTTACTGAAAAGTATATGGCACTTAAAATCAAAAAACGGGTTATTTGGAAAACGATCCATTTCACAATTACCAAAAGTGAAATTGAGATGATAAAAAATTATCCGGAGTTGACGCAATATCGTTTATGGCCAAGAGAAGGAGAGTGTCTGGGGAACTTCAATGTCAATCGTGACACGATCATCGTCCAGTCTTTCGTTGAGCCACTGCGCATCATTGAGATCAAAGATGACATCCTGGTGAAAGTCTTCCAAAACTATTTCGACATGATGTGGGAAAAATCCACACCCATCACGCTGGAAAATATTGATGAATATGTGACTGAAGAATGA
- a CDS encoding YggT family protein, producing the protein MDSSNSPSTKPLYRGTQIVWYVLSILEALLVFRFVLKLLGANPIAGFTNFIYSITHFFVAPFLSVFHITKIAGSIFEWTTLLAMLVYWLLAVGIIKLFLMGKTVSTTEAATKLNDQE; encoded by the coding sequence ATGGATTCATCAAATTCTCCAAGCACAAAACCATTGTACAGAGGAACGCAAATCGTTTGGTACGTTTTAAGTATACTGGAAGCATTACTTGTTTTTCGGTTTGTCTTGAAATTATTGGGCGCAAATCCTATTGCCGGATTTACCAATTTTATCTATAGCATAACGCATTTTTTCGTAGCGCCATTTCTCAGCGTATTTCATATCACAAAGATTGCAGGTAGTATTTTTGAGTGGACAACGCTTTTGGCGATGTTGGTATATTGGCTCTTGGCCGTGGGCATCATCAAATTATTTCTCATGGGCAAAACGGTATCAACGACCGAAGCGGCAACAAAATTGAACGACCAAGAATAA
- a CDS encoding ABC transporter permease: MEKIKQYAKVIYILWLRQIKRYYRSRARMFGSLAQPILFLVALGFGFGPIYQAAGGGNYIQFIAPGIISMSIIFTAMFAGIEVIYDRQFGFLKETLVAPVPRWTIMLGRTFGGATVATAQGIIVFLIALLVGFRPENYFIAPLAIIYMVLIATFFTALGTAIASPMEDMQAFPLIINFLIMPLFFLSGALFPLSGLPKAIQTITYVNPLSYGVDGIRAVLTGQIHFTLHTDFFVLSLFAFITLTIGSYLFSKIEV; this comes from the coding sequence ATGGAGAAGATAAAACAATATGCAAAAGTCATTTATATCCTGTGGCTTCGCCAGATCAAAAGATATTACCGCTCACGTGCGCGCATGTTTGGCTCTCTCGCCCAACCAATCCTTTTTTTGGTGGCACTCGGATTTGGCTTCGGGCCAATCTACCAAGCAGCGGGCGGTGGCAATTATATCCAATTCATCGCTCCAGGTATTATTTCCATGAGCATCATTTTTACAGCAATGTTTGCCGGCATTGAAGTGATCTACGACAGACAATTCGGATTTCTCAAAGAGACCCTTGTCGCTCCGGTACCTCGCTGGACGATCATGCTGGGACGCACCTTTGGCGGTGCAACTGTCGCGACGGCGCAAGGCATTATCGTTTTTTTGATCGCGCTCCTCGTGGGATTTCGACCGGAAAATTATTTTATCGCTCCGCTTGCAATCATTTATATGGTGTTGATTGCAACATTTTTTACCGCACTTGGTACAGCCATTGCTTCACCGATGGAAGATATGCAGGCGTTCCCACTTATCATCAATTTCCTCATTATGCCTCTATTTTTCCTTTCTGGTGCACTCTTTCCTCTGAGTGGCCTTCCTAAAGCAATCCAGACCATCACCTATGTCAACCCTCTCTCTTACGGCGTAGATGGCATTCGTGCCGTGCTCACCGGTCAAATACACTTCACTTTGCATACTGATTTTTTTGTCCTTTCCCTTTTTGCTTTTATCACACTTACGATCGGCAGTTATCTCTTTTCTAAAATTGAAGTCTAG
- a CDS encoding site-specific DNA-methyltransferase, which produces MKDGWIVYNKSSENMSEVKSRSVDLIVVSPPYNIGTVYGDNMDRMSIEKYYEMMKSIMAECERVLQPEGRLLMDPADSVLMNGEKGMVYVQLAGMFQKMALDAGLFLHERHINFLHTESGVELPEDDRWLKMYMTDVSAHSNCHQWLVFSKKERPFIGGEIFYLNFKETLAHPCPFPDTVCEKFLDMYFRPGNTVLEPFMGTAKLGCHVLRRGGRYIGYEIDKRIYNYAVQQLASL; this is translated from the coding sequence ATGAAAGATGGATGGATAGTATATAACAAATCTTCCGAGAATATGTCTGAAGTAAAGAGTCGGAGTGTGGATCTAATCGTTGTTTCACCGCCCTACAATATAGGAACGGTTTATGGCGATAATATGGATCGAATGTCGATTGAAAAATACTATGAGATGATGAAATCTATCATGGCTGAATGTGAGCGAGTTTTGCAGCCGGAGGGAAGGCTGCTTATGGATCCCGCTGATTCTGTTTTGATGAATGGCGAAAAAGGCATGGTGTATGTGCAATTGGCAGGAATGTTTCAAAAAATGGCGCTGGATGCCGGACTGTTTCTGCATGAGCGTCATATCAATTTTTTACATACCGAAAGCGGAGTTGAACTTCCGGAGGATGATCGTTGGTTAAAGATGTACATGACAGATGTCAGCGCCCACTCCAATTGTCACCAATGGCTGGTTTTTTCTAAAAAAGAAAGGCCTTTCATTGGGGGAGAGATATTCTATCTGAACTTCAAGGAGACCCTAGCACATCCATGTCCTTTTCCGGATACGGTGTGCGAGAAATTCTTGGATATGTATTTCAGGCCAGGCAATACAGTGTTGGAACCTTTTATGGGGACAGCAAAATTGGGTTGTCACGTCTTAAGGCGCGGAGGGCGATATATCGGATATGAAATTGACAAGAGGATATACAATTATGCTGTTCAACAATTGGCGTCTTTATAA
- a CDS encoding response regulator, which yields MAKKILIIEDEASLRMALEEKFNGEGFAVLTADNGEDGLVLAQQHIPDLILLDIILPKMNGFDVLSRLAKDDATKEIDVMILTNLSETGKVGEIVRKGVSEYLVKADWTLEEISEKVRNKLAD from the coding sequence ATGGCAAAAAAAATATTGATCATCGAGGACGAAGCATCACTTCGCATGGCGTTGGAAGAAAAATTTAATGGGGAAGGCTTTGCTGTCCTTACGGCGGATAATGGTGAGGATGGCTTGGTACTTGCACAACAACATATACCAGATCTGATCCTCTTGGATATTATTTTGCCAAAAATGAACGGATTTGATGTGTTGAGCCGTTTGGCAAAGGATGATGCAACAAAAGAAATCGATGTTATGATCCTGACAAATCTGAGTGAGACGGGCAAGGTGGGAGAGATCGTGCGCAAAGGCGTATCCGAATATCTCGTGAAAGCGGATTGGACTTTGGAAGAAATTTCTGAGAAAGTGAGAAACAAGTTGGCTGACTGA
- a CDS encoding helix-turn-helix domain-containing protein — MEKLQNTLISYGLSTNEAKVYLAMVNFGHSTIVTIAKETEVKRPTVYLTIESLIKKELIKTIIKGKKKYYLPEEPERLLRILESKKRSIENILPDLKNNYFNKSEKPKVVSYEGKDGIRKIYEETIRSKTEVLWFGSMKDVMEEFRESYNKICQEESAYSKGSREIVNNTSFDRNYAKRTNDRKNSKFSVRVLPNAHLFSSVDNIIYDNKVAILSIKKNYYGVIIEDSDIANAYRTMFELAWKSAVK; from the coding sequence ATGGAAAAGTTACAAAACACTCTCATAAGTTATGGACTGAGCACTAATGAGGCTAAAGTGTATTTGGCCATGGTGAATTTTGGGCACAGCACGATCGTGACTATCGCCAAGGAAACGGAGGTCAAAAGACCGACGGTGTATTTAACGATCGAAAGTCTGATAAAAAAAGAATTGATCAAAACGATCATCAAGGGAAAGAAAAAATATTATCTGCCGGAAGAACCGGAGAGACTATTGCGCATATTGGAATCAAAGAAGCGATCGATCGAAAATATCTTGCCGGACCTTAAAAACAACTATTTTAATAAGAGTGAAAAACCAAAGGTCGTTTCCTATGAAGGGAAGGATGGCATCAGAAAGATCTACGAAGAAACAATCCGCAGTAAAACAGAGGTTCTTTGGTTTGGGTCGATGAAAGACGTCATGGAGGAATTTCGAGAGAGCTACAACAAAATTTGTCAGGAAGAATCTGCGTATTCAAAAGGTTCCAGGGAAATCGTCAACAACACCTCCTTTGATAGGAATTATGCCAAAAGGACAAACGACCGGAAAAATTCTAAATTCAGTGTCCGCGTCTTGCCCAATGCGCATCTTTTTTCCAGTGTGGATAATATTATTTATGATAATAAAGTGGCTATTCTATCGATCAAAAAAAATTATTATGGCGTAATCATAGAGGACAGTGACATCGCAAATGCCTATCGGACGATGTTTGAACTGGCGTGGAAATCGGCTGTGAAATAA